From a single Salvelinus namaycush isolate Seneca chromosome 14, SaNama_1.0, whole genome shotgun sequence genomic region:
- the LOC120058954 gene encoding 5'-nucleotidase domain-containing protein 2-like, with amino-acid sequence MSCQKIRTFSHALWQTSKSTSLCKVYVASCGSVASTGPTTQIGKCCENEQSCGADLGIQPAPSTAIPTSPSPANHRHVAGNKQKVSPTLSERAFTTGLKIDSKTYLWSRYNEMKRLVHDLIPPGVCNLLNPSTIYANNEVDLDEVDIYGFDYDYTLALYSNTLDTMIYNTARDFLVKHYKYPEGISKYDYIPNFAARGLHYDIQKGLLMKIDAFHYIQLGTVYRGLKPVPDDEVLELYGGTHHVPLQEVSGFYGKGPMMKQFMDVFSIPEMTLLAAANDYFNSNDIEYDPGHLYKDVSDAIGMVHIKGYMYKWIMQDLEKYILRGDETYAVLHHLASHGKKLFLITNSPYSFVDKGMKYMVGKEWRDFFDVVIVQADKPHFFNNCGKPFRRLDGNGDLQWDKIKSLDKGQIYKQGNLFDFLRLTGWRGSKVLYFGDHLYSDLADLMLRHGWRTGAIVPELEVETRVVNTEQYAQSLTWLQALTGLLERMQMHRDPKSKEVLQDWLKEREELRAVTKNLFNPHFGSIFRTCHNPTFFSRRLCRFSDLYMASISCLLNYDLSYTFYPRRTPLQHEAPLWMDQLCTGCMKTPFLEEMAHIR; translated from the exons ATGTCCTGTCAAAAAATAAGAACGTTTAGTCATGCGTTATGGCAGACAAGTAAGTCAACGTCGCTTTGCAAAGTTTATGTGGCTTCTTGTGGTAGCGTGGCATCTACAGGTCCGACCACCCAAATAGGAAAATGCTGCGAAAATGAACAAAGTTGTGGAGCAGATTTAGGTATCCAGCCTGCACCGTCCACAGCCATCCCAACTTCTCCATCACCCGCAAATCACAGACACGTAGCGGGCAACAAACAGAAGGTGTCGCCTACCTTGTCTGAAAGGGCATTCACTACAGGACTCAAGATTGATTCCAAGACTTACCTTTGGTCAAGGTATAATGAAATGAAACGGCTTGTGCACG ATCTGATTCCTCCAGGTGTATGTAACTTACTGAACCCCTCCACCATCTATGCCAACAATGAGGTTGACTTGGACGAAGTGGACATCTATGGCTTTGATTATGACTACACACTCGCTCTGTACTCCAACACTCTTGATACAATGATCTACAATACAGCTCGAGACTTCCTTGTCAAACACTACAAG TATCCAGAGGGCATTAGCAAGTATGACTATATTCCCAACTTCGCTGCACGTGGTCTCCACTATGACATTCAGAAG GGACTGTTGATGAAAATAGATGCCTTCCATTACATCCAGCTGGGGACTGTATACAG GGGTCTGAAGCCTGTTCCAGATGATGAGGTTTTGGAGCTCTACGGTGGAACTCACCATGTCCCTCTTCAGGAAGTCAGTGGCTTCTATGGAAAG GGTCCAATGATGAAGCAGTTCATGGATGTTTTCTCCATCCCAGAGATGACTCTCCTGGCAGCTGCCAATGACTACTTCAACTCCAATGACATTGAATATGACCCTGGTCATCTCTACAAAGATGTTTCG GATGCCATTGGAATGGTGCATATCAAAGGCTACATGTACAAGTGGATAATGCAAGACTTGG AGAAATATATTCTCAGAGGAGATGAGACCTATGCAGTTCTGCACCATCTGGCCAGCCATGGCAAGAAGCTCTTCCTTATAACCAACAGCCCATATAGCTTTGT AGACAAAGGGATGAAATACATGGTAGGAAAGGAATGGAGGGACTTTTTTGACGTTGTCATTGTTCAAGCTGACAAACCACACTTCTTCAACAACTGTGGCAA ACCTTTTAGACGTTTGGATGGCAACGGGGACCTTCAGTGGGACAAGATCAAGAGCTTGGATAAGGGCCAGATCTACAAACAG GGCAACCTGTTTGACTTTCTCAGGCTCACAGGATGGAGGGGATCCAAGGTTCTCTACTTTGGAGATCATCTGTACAGTGACTTGGCA GACCTGATGCTGCGTCACGGCTGGCGGACGGGGGCCATAGtaccagagctggaggtggagaccAGGGTGGTGAATACGGAGCAGTATGCACAAAGCCTCACCTGGCTGCAGGCACTCACCGGTCTGCTGGAACGCATGCAG ATGCATCGAGATCCAAAGTCAAAGGAAGTTCTACAGGATTGGTTGAAGGAAAGAGAAGAGCTTCG AGCTGTGACCAAGAACCTGTTCAACCCTCACTTTGGCAGCATTTTCCGCACCTGCCACAACCCCACCTTCTTCTCCCGTCGCCTGTGTCGCTTCTCTGACCTCTACATGGCGTCCATCAGCTGTCTGCTCAACTACGACCTCTCCTACACCTTCTACCCTCGTCGCACCCCCCTGCAGCACGAGGCGCCCCTGTGGATGGACCAGCTTTGCACTGGCTGCATGAAGACTCCCTTTCTGGAGGAGATGGCTCACATCCGCTGA
- the LOC120059420 gene encoding coiled-coil domain-containing protein 22-like, whose product MDEVDKILIHSLRQTGTDVGKDVQSVKHFTSELIVEAVVRCLRVIDPALGSGLSPSLPPGMSARFRVGMSLAQACQDLGYKGEIGYQTFLYSNEPEIRSLLMFLVEKLPRESAEASDQPAGKSALLQKSIAAQIKAQLALPWLSPSCRLPLLCKTQNPGPSHSFHSQTLSLPHCLKVPGKKQLKEENDYHRDFLPPVTAQPSQHASVPASLLEQHAGELSAAQEWENEWNSQGLLSRLTPEEYRSRKRARLQKRIEEQLRTAAQTRPDNLGAHGSGSDLTELLQSFGGSPLIGDIIAKGTRFTHTEKLTFTEEPEKAAKQMAAAANSLPSSHQSEEDLQARQQEELASLQQQLQQLSLSLEEVGGDMRQLTVSIHQVSDELKQKELSNTEEEDSVRVKKQTIYLLPDGENNLAKLQALVEGSAERVVNLAAQWEKHRAPLIDEHRRLKELCSNKEMESSRKLSEIKELHEKISQSAEEAKKKEGLYKQLITEFENLPKDISRSAYTARILEIVGNIRKQKEEITKILSDTKELQKEINSLTGKLDRTFAVTDELVFKDAKKDESVRKSYKYLAALHENCTQLIQTIEDTGTIMREIRDLEEQIETENGKKTVSNLEKILEDYKAIRQENSALAAKIREA is encoded by the exons ATGGATGAAGTTGATAAGATTTTAATTCACTCGCTTAGACAGACTGGCAC GGACGTGGGGAAGGATGTGCAGAGTGTGAAGCACTTCACCAGTGAGCTGATAGTGGAGGCGGTGGTGAGATGTCTGCGAGTGATCGACCCGGCCCTGGGAAGCGGACTGTCCCCCTCCTTACCCCCAGGCATGTCTGCCCGCTTCCGTGTGGGCATGAGCCTGGCACAGGCCTGTCAG GACCTTGGCTACAAGGGAGAGATTGGCTACCAGACCTTTCTGTACAGCAATGAGCCAGAGATCCGCTCCCTGCTCATGTTCCTAGTGGAGAAGCTGCCCAGAGAAAGTGCTGAGGCCTCGGACCAACCAGCAG GTAAATCGGCCCTCCTCCAGAAATCCATAGCTGCCCAGATTAAAGCTCAGCTGGCCTTGCCCTGGCTCTCTCCATCCTGCAGACTACCCCTCCTCTGTAAAACACAG AACCCAGGACCGTCCCACAGTTTCCACTCTCAGACCCTTAGTTTACCCCACTGCCTCAAAGTGCCTGGGAAAAAGCAATTGAAAG AGGAAAATGACTACCACAGGGACTTCCTTCCCCCTGTAACTGCCCAGCCGTCGCAGCATGCCTCCGTGCCGGCCTCCCTGCTGGAGCAGCATGCAGGGGAGCTCAGTGCCGCCCAGGAGTGGGAGAACGAGTGGAACAGCCAAGGCCTACTCTCCCGCCTCACGCCCGAG GAATATCGCTCCAGGAAGCGTGCCCGTCTACAGAAGCGGATCGAAGAGCAGCTGCGCACTGCAGCCCAGACCCGCCCGGACAACCTCGGTGCTCACGGGTCGGGCTCTGACCTCACAGAGCTGCTGCAGTCCTTCGGGGGCTCTCCCCTCATTGGTGACATCATCGCCAAGGGCACCCGCTTCACCCACACTGAAAAATTAACTTTCACAGAG GAGCCTGAGAAAGCTGCCAAGCAGATGGCAGCAGCGGCCAACTCCCTCCCCAGCTCACATCAGTCGGAGGAGGACCTGCAGGCCCGACAGCAGGAGGAGCTGGCCTCCCTGCAGCAGCAGCTCCAGCAGCTCTCCCTCAGCCTAGAGGAGGTGGGCGGAGACATGAGGCAGCTCACTGTGTCCATACATCAG GTGTCAGATGAGCTGAAGCAGAAAGAGCTGAGCAACACGGAGGAGGAGGACTCTGTGCGGGTAAAGAAGCAGACCATATACCTGCTGCCGGACGGGGAGAACAACCTGGCCAAGCTGCAGGCCCTAGTGGAGGGAAGTGCCGAGCGAGTGGTCAACCTGGCCGCCCAGTGGGAGAAACACAGAGCTCCACTTATCGACGAGCACCGCAGGCTCAAGGAGCTCTGCAGCAACAAAGAG ATGGAGTCCTCCCGAAAGCTATCTGAAATCAAAGAGCTTCATGAAAAAATCAGTCAATCTGCGGAGGAGGCCAAGAAGAAGGAGGGACTGTATAAACAACTG ATAACAGAGTTTGAGAATCTCCCCAAAGATATCTCCCGCTCAGCGTACACTGCGAGGATCCTGGAGATCGTTGGCAACATTCGGAAACAGAAGGAAGAAATTACAAAG ATTCTGTCTGACACTAAGGAGCTGCAGAAAGAGATTAACAGCCTGACTGGAAAACTGGACCGAACGTTCGCTGTGACTGATGAGCTGGTCTTCAAG GATGCGAAGAAAGACGAATCTGTCCGCAAATCCTACAAGTACCTGGCAGCCTTGCATGAG AACTGCACTCAGTTGATCCAAACTATTGAAGACACTGGCACAAtcatgagagagatcagagacctggaggaacAG ATTGAAACAGAGAATGGTAAAAAGACTGTAAGCAACCTGGAGAAGATCCTGGAGGACTACAAAGCCATTCGCCAGGAGAACTCTGCTCTGGCTGCCAAGATCAGAGAGGCCTGA